The genomic interval TTGTGGGGTGAGCGGCTGTTTCTGACCACAGCCGACGACGAAAAGCAAACCGTGTCATTGCTTTGCTTTGATCGCGAGTCTGGCCGTTCGCTCTGGCAGACCCAGCTTCATCGCGGTGGCTTCATGGAATCCCACCAGAAGAATTCACAGGCCTCGTCGACGCCTGCCTGCGACGGTCGGTCGATCTTCGTCACCTGCGCGGTTCATGGTTCACTCTGGGTCACCGCAGTCGACTTCAATGGTCAAATCGTCTGGAGTCGCGAAGCCGGGCCTTACTCGTCGGAATGGGGTTATGGTTCGTCTCCCACCATTCATCAGTCCCTGGTCATCGTCGCGGCTGACAATCGCGGCAAGGCGATTGATCGATTGATGGGAACCAGTTGGCTGGCCGCGATGCACCGCCTGACCGGCGAAGTGGTCTGGCGCGTCAAACGGGCGGAAGGAGACAGCTTCGGCTCACCTGTCGTCGCTCATGTCGCCGGTTGCGATCAACTGCTCTTGGCCGGTAAAGACTGCGTGCATTCGTATGATCCATCGTCGGGCGACGTCCGCTGGAAATGCCGTTGGGGCATCAAACGGACGGCGAACGCCATCGCGTTTGATGACAAGTTCGTCTACGCCTCGGCTCGACACCCGCAGGCGGAAACGATTTGTATTCGCGCTGACGGTCAGGGCGATGTCACGGAAACGCATCTGGTCTGGCGTGATCAAAAGGCGACCTGCGACGTTCCATCGCCTTGCGTGCACGAAGGACTTTTTTACTCGCTCAGCGACGATGGTGTCTTAACCTGCCTGGCGACCGAAACGGGCAAGCTGCAATGGAAAAAACGACTTGGCGGCACCGTCTCGTCCTCGCCACTGATCGCGGGCCAGCACCTGTATTGTGCCAATGAAGACGGGCAAATCTTCGTCGTCAAATTGGGAACTCGTGGCGACATCGTCGCCGAGAATTCCTTCGGCGAGGGACTGATGGCCTCGCCCATCGTCAGTCGTGATCGCCTTTATTTTCGCACATTGACGGGTTTGTACTGCCTGAAGGAGACGCAACGAATGATTCCCGTCGCGGACAAACCACAGCCAACGGACCAACGATTCTAGTGGAGCTTGAGGACCGAACGAACACCTCGTTGAACTCGCCGTGAGCCAGCCAACGAGCCTGCGGCCATGCTCACGAACCGATCAGGACCGAGTGGCGGTGCCACTAACGACTCAAATGCGTCAAGAAGGACCGATATTGTGGCTCGATTCACTCGCCGCCGAATGTTGTTTCTCACCGGAGGCCTGGTGGCCGGATCCGGACTGGGTTGGACCCTTCACCGCCAGCGGCAACAGACGATCCGGGTCGGCTTGATCGGCTGTGGAATGCGCGGAATGCAGCTCGCCGATCTGATTCATTCAACGGGTTGGCATGACATCCGAGGTCAGATTGTCGCCGCGTGCGATGTCGACCAGACG from Schlesneria paludicola DSM 18645 carries:
- a CDS encoding outer membrane protein assembly factor BamB family protein, whose product is MDVKRQIWIKSFLFVLPVLALGLFILLRNTGVREIHTPIDTPSVAVKDAQPAADDWPWWRGHNGRNSAAAMADLPIQWSSSENIAWKTSVPGRGHSSPCLWGERLFLTTADDEKQTVSLLCFDRESGRSLWQTQLHRGGFMESHQKNSQASSTPACDGRSIFVTCAVHGSLWVTAVDFNGQIVWSREAGPYSSEWGYGSSPTIHQSLVIVAADNRGKAIDRLMGTSWLAAMHRLTGEVVWRVKRAEGDSFGSPVVAHVAGCDQLLLAGKDCVHSYDPSSGDVRWKCRWGIKRTANAIAFDDKFVYASARHPQAETICIRADGQGDVTETHLVWRDQKATCDVPSPCVHEGLFYSLSDDGVLTCLATETGKLQWKKRLGGTVSSSPLIAGQHLYCANEDGQIFVVKLGTRGDIVAENSFGEGLMASPIVSRDRLYFRTLTGLYCLKETQRMIPVADKPQPTDQRF